The Oenanthe melanoleuca isolate GR-GAL-2019-014 chromosome 24, OMel1.0, whole genome shotgun sequence genome segment GAGGTACAGAAGTTGTAGCCACCTCACCCCCCAAATAAGCTAAGAGGCACACAGCTGATAAGTAGGTATTAATTATCCTGCTCTCTTAGAAAATTCTCCCTGCCCAGAAAGGCTCAGGACACATGCCACAGCCCCCTAGCTCACCCAGCCCACTGTCAGCTGGCTCTCCTGTTTCCACCTGTTAGCATCTCAAGAAGCAGCCTGGTCTCTAATTCAATCATGCTCTGGCATTCACATCTTGGTAATCAAATGTTATTTGCTATAGCAAGAAAAACATTGCAATGAAACATAAATGTCAGTACTTCAGCCCACAGCTGATACAGGCAACAGCTCTCAGGTTTTAAGGAAATATTCCTTCTTATCCCCACTGTGGCAACTCTGCTTAGCCAAAGTTCATTTCTAGCTTTTAGGCTTTTGCTAAATCTCCCCACcaaatgagaattaaaatacAACTCTCCTGCAGCACACGAGCAAGGAGAACAAAGgccctgtgagcagcaggataATGCTGCCTTGAAGAATTAGCCATCCACAACCATCAGCTTTCCTTATGGCCAGGAGAAACAAGAAGCAGGTGAAGCACCACCAAAcactgcaaaagaaaaggaaaaggactgATGAAAGGCGACCAGGTGATTACAAAACGTGCGGCTCCGCTATTGAACAATTCCATCTGACACGAGGCCGATGAGTCAGGGCAGCGCCAGCACAGGGCTTATCACACACAGGggcagctggctgcaggctgcagcagccctcagcagcccagagccacgtgcctggctgcagcatggccccgtgggcagcagcaggacacagcagggcttcTCCATCTTCCACCCTCGGGGCTGAGAGCGCTCTGCACCTGAGCAGAGAAACCCAGCCGAGCCCTGGAGCCCCCCGTGCTCAGAGACCCAGCCCAGAGActcagcaaagcccagctctcCATGAAGTCTGCCAGCTTTTCATCCTGCTTTCCAGTGCCACAGTGCCCACCTCCAAGAACTCTGGTGAAATACGTGTTCTACTGATGATTCCAACTCACCCAAAGACAAACCACAGAAATTATGCCTGTTCTCTCATGGAAGGGAATGTCTTCTCCCATTCTCCAGAAAAGGCTTAgctccttaaaaagaaaatcagctcAATTCTAGCCTTCCTCCTGTTGTGCTTGTGCTGGTAGAAGGGCTGTGTTCTGCCAAGGATGAAAGCATTGTGGATTTGGGTTACTACCCAGCAGAACAACTCCAGGTACCCCTTAAACAGGATCTCAGGACAGACAGCCAGGGAAGCTTGCTCCAAGTTTTTCCCATCCAGATATTACTGGAATTTAACTCAAACCTAAGTTGACAACCAGCCTGCAAGAAGCTaagacagcacagcaggaagatCACTGCGCTTGGGAAGGAGCTGTGTTCTCCCAGGACTGTCAATTCCATTTCAAGAGAAAGATGGATGTGAAAGTGACTCCTGTCTCCCAGTGAAACACTCCATGAGAGCAGCGCAGCCACGGCAGGTACACCCTGCTCCGTGCTCCAGCTGCACCTCCCATCACATGGAGCTGATGGAAGGGatgcagccaggacagcagagagctctcagcagtgcccagtgacCAGagtgtccctctctgtcctcCTCAGCCCAAACAGCCCCTGAAGGCTCAAACACAAGAGCCAAAGGGCACGGGAACATAGGGTATGTGCTCCTTGGCACGCTCAGGAACATTCCCTGACCAGCCCTCATGAAAAACCATGGCATTTAAAAACAACCCCACCGCCTGAACAGAGCTGGAATTCTGATGAAGTCACTTGGATGATTTATAAATGGAAATTCTGTGGAAAACAATTCATTCAGCAGGTCACTCTGAGGATTTTTAGCACAGAAACAAGGGTTTCTCATAAAAGATGAGAAGAGACAAAAGGAATGGAGACAGAAGGAAGAATGCAGCAAGATACCCCACAGGTGCCAAATTTATCCCAGTCAGAGCAgtggctccagctcctgcccagccatcagagcagctctgacagaGCACAACAGTCCAACTTTGCATGGGCAGGGACTGAATGTAAATTGCTGCCTTGGTTAATACGTAAATTGCCGACTGTTCCCTTCTAttccatcagctccagcagagACAATTATGAATACAGGCCTCCTGCCCTTTGGGATGATTAACATTCCCCttcctcagtgtccccagcactgctgacccACATTCAGCTCCTGAAACGCAGTTCTGTGTGAACTGCAACGTTCGGTGTCAGCAGAAcgtgccagcccagcagggccaggcaccctgctcctctccctaAATAAATGCAGTGCTCAACTTCCCAAGGGCCAGGAAAATCCCTGTCCTTTAAGATCAGACCAGGCATCCAACTACCCTCCACTTCTCTTTTTAGGGAAAAGGGGACACAAGCCAGGAATGTTATCTCGAGCTGTCATGTCAAAGTCCACTTGACCTGGTAAATGTCCACCggaaaggaaaacaggatcCAAGACTGATCCACAGACCACCTCAAATTCCAGGCTCAGCAATGCATACCAGTCATTAATTTCACCTTCTGGAAAAGGCCCAAAATCACAGGGTACATCTATTTCCAAGCTCACACGGACACTCACAGCAGAGTTCTGTCTGAGATGGCGGAGGAGCGCGGTTCCCAAGGAGGGGCTGTGACAAGCAAACCCGCTTTTCTCTAAGAGAATGTGACATGGGGTCAAGTTTGTGCAGGGATTTGGTGGCTATATTTGAACTGCCCGGTTCCCTTACGCAGCtactgctgggagagcaggatcACCTCAGGAaggggctgccagcacaggcagcaacCGGGCTGCGCTTGCGTTTCGTGATCAAAGAATTCTTTCAGATCCCTAAATGCGCCCATTTTGCCAAGGTTTTACTCACTTCCAAGTTGTTTCCATTAAGTCAAAGTGTTAAAAGTGTAACTGTGATGAAGACAAGTTTGCAGTAgcattattttgtatttctgctgcCAGTCAAAAACAATTCCCCATAAGGATTTGCCCTTTGCAATGCATTTACATCAACACCTCCCTTCTAACCTCATGAGTCCCAGAGCCTGAACCAAGCagctcctttctccttccccactCCTCTCCCAGAGCCAACAGCAACAGTTCTGTCAGCGAAGGAAAAGTACTGAGCCCACAGTGCTCAGGGTCTGCAAGCAGAATCCAATCCATTCACTCGCACTCCTCTCCAGAGGCTGGGATTTGAAAGGAAACCTGACCTCGGAGTTGAGAAAGCTTCCAGGTCAAGTTTCAGCTCCAAGCTATCCCAGCTCAAGTGAACAGATGGCAGTTGTTCCAGCACAGGTATTTCCCCAGGCTTGGGGAGcccccagagctcagagggacagggactggaTCTCTTCCATGCAGGGAACGTGGTGCACGTCAAacctcctgctccagagcccccagcacctCACCTTCCCATCAGAAAGCCAATTCCTGAAGTCCACAACCCACCCTTGGTCACTCCAGGGCAGTAGGAATGAGTGTACACTGCTATAAAACAAAGCTTTCCAAGCTTAGTGTCCCCTTCCATCACCCAAAGCCAACGTGCAAAATCCAGCCTTGGCCCTGTAAACGTGGAACACAATTTCCAGATAAAATTGGTGCGCATGTTCTGCCATTCTTTGGACAAAATCAACTATTCCCACACAAAAGACGGTCTCTGCTTTGGTATTTTGCAAACTTCAGAGtcagcaccactgagaagaAACCTTGACCTAAGAAAGGAGTCTGGAAACAGGAACAGGAAAGCAACTTGGAGCTAGATCCCTCCTTTTCCAGGAGTGGTCTCCACTCAGAGGGGTCAGTGTCCTGCACTCGAAGCACCTGAACCCATCACCCCGTTTCTCCCAGCAAGGTTTAGATTCATCATgggcagaacagcagcacagaacaccTCAAGTGCAGGTTAAATTGTGGCATCGAGCACTTGCAGGCACAAAACAGCTGTCAGGGCAGGCAAATACAGCCCAGCTCTGAAAAGAACTGTCCAGGAGGTGTTATAACTGATGTTTAAATAGCCcctgaaattaatttcactttATTATCCGGGCAAAGAGCCAGAGCTCCAACAAACCAAGGCGATGGTGGATTTCTCCTCCTGTTTCAAAACAATGCTGCTCCTTAAACTGACAGAGGGACAATCCCAGAGAGTGACAGAGGGACAACCCCAGGAACTGACAAAGGGACAACCCCAAAGAGTGACAGAGGGACAATCCCAGAGAGTGACAGAGGGACAACGCCAGGAACTGACAAAGGGACAATCCCAGAGAGTGACAGAGGGACAACCCCAGGAACTGACAGAGGGACAACCCCTGGAATTGACAGAGGGACAATCCCAAAGAGTGACAGAGGGACAACCCCGGGAATTGACAAAGGGGCAACCCCAGGTACTGACAGAGGGACAACCCCTGGAACTGACAGAGGGACAAGCCCGGGAATTGACAGAGGGGCAATCCCTGGAATTGACAGAAGGGCAATCCCTGGAACTGACACAGGAATTGACAGAGGGAGATCCGCGGGAATTGACAGAGGGACAGCCCCGGGAATTGACAGAGGGACATCCGCGGGAATTGACAGAGGGGCAACCCCGGGAACTGACAGAGGGACAAGCCCAGCCAACACcatcctccctctgcagcacttcCAAGGAGCCAGCACGGAGCCAAGAGCAGGGCAGGCGCAGGGCTCTGGCTCAggcctgcctgctgcctgcccatgCCAGCCCCAcgccagccccgctccggccgCTCTCCGGGGAGAACCCGGTGCCGCCTGGTGCATGCAGCACGGCCAGCCCCGGCAGCCCGGTGTCACGGCGGTACAGCAGCGGCAGTGCCGCTCCTCACGGGTCTCCTGCCGGGCTCCAGGGCTCGCCCGTGCCTGCACCCACCCGGATCTCCGGCCATGTTCCGGGGCTCACCTGGCAGCGCGGCCCTACCTGCATCTACCTGCACTCGCCGCTCCCTCGGGAGGCCCTCGCGCTATTCCCTGCGCGTTCCCACGGCCCTGGAGACCCGGCCACGACCGATTCTCACCGTTCCGGTAAGAACTGACCTGTCCCCCGCCTGCCCTCCGCGTCCCCCCCCGCACGCCGGGAGCATCCCCGGGTACCACGGGCGCATCCCCCCCCGCTCCACCTCCACGTTATCCCGGTGCCACGGGACCGGCGGGGACACCCGTGCCACCCGTGACagcggccccgctccccggcAGCGCCCGCTCGGGGCTGGGGGCGCTCGGGGCCGCTCCCCGCTCCGTCCCCGCTCGCCGGGACAGCGCCGCGACCCCCGCGGGGGACTCACCTTGGCGCGGGTCACCAGGTGCGTGGCGAGCTTCACCACGGCGAAGTTGCCCTTGCCGATGGTGCGCTCGATCTCGTAGTAGCCGATGCGGGCGGGCCCGGGGGgccgcgggggcggcggggccggggagAGCCGGGGGGCCGCGGGGGGAGCCCCCGCtccgccgcctcctcccgccgcagccgccgccgccatcttgtCGCGCGGAGCGAACCCCCCCGCGGGGCTGCGGCACCGCGTGAGCTCATCCGCGGGGGGGCGCCGGGGGGCGGGCGGCTGCCATGGCGACGGGGGCGGCGCTCTGACGTCACTGCGCGCGTCACGGCGCGCGGACCGCGCCGGGCGCCCTcgcgcggcgggcgcggggggaGGGAGGCGCGCTGCGGGTTTGGGGAGAAACCCGcgggaaatgggaaatgtgaTAATCGTGACGTCACGACATCAGGGACCCCCCCCCCGCCTACGTACACCTGGGTCACGCCTCACTTCGGGAGGAGAATGACGTCACAGGGCGGTAGAGTGACGTCACGGATAAGAGCTGCTGAGGGTGGTTGGTGCTGCGGTTTTCGGGTGAAACCAGTGAGATATGGGAGATGAGTCTGACGTCAGTCCCCATCGGGGTTAGCTGAATGATGTCGTGGTGAGACCGCCCCATCTGGTGCCCCTCGAGGCTCGGGAGCCGCTTCAGTTTTGGGGCAAAACACCAAactgaaaattagaaaattagaaACTTGTTCTTGCGGCATCACTCCTctcagggacatcagggacCCCCCACATGCAGGTCACGCCTCATCTTTGGGGCAGAATGACGTCAGGAGTGGTAGAATGACGTCATGGCGAGGGGCGGGAGGTGCTGTTGTTTCAGGGTGAAACCCACGATAAACAGCAAAAAGATTCCTCATGACATCACCCGGCCAGGGAGTGACTCCATCACTCCCCTCCTGGGTCCCGCTTCGCCTCGGCTCATCATGACGTCACGGGAGCGGTGCAGTGACGTCACGGCGCGAGGCGGGATTTCCGCGGGCGCGGGGCGGAAGCGGCGGCCGGGGCGCGCGCGGGGAGGCGGAAGCGGAAGCGGCGCAGGCGCGGGGCCGAGCGGAGGGGACGCGCCCGCCATGGAGTCGCGGGGGAAGGAGCCGCAGCCGCCGTGAGTGCGGGGGgagcgcggcgcggggcggcgccGGCCCGGGGACACCGCggaggggcggggggcggcgggaggggagggggcgcggggggaAGCCGCCCCGCTGAGCCCAGCCCGCCGCCATGGGCTGCGGGTGCCGTGTGCGCCCACCGCGCTGCAGGCGGCGGCCGCGGGAGCATCAGCCCGCTGCTCTTCCCGCTGGGGATCCTTCGGGGGCTGCAAGGATGATGAAGGGATAGAGCATCTCTGTGATGGGGAGATCTGGGCCTggtcagcctggagaaaggaaTCCCATCAATCCATACAAATAACTCCAGGGAGTGTCAGAGCGTGATTCCAGACTCCCTTTAGTGATGCCCAGCATCAACACAAGGAGCAGTGGCCATAAACCAAAATACAAATTCCTCCTCAAGGTGGGGAAGATCTTCTTTCCAtggagggtggcagagccctggagcagctccccagggagatggtgggatttccctctctgcacacattccaaacccacctggacgcattcctgtgtcacctgctccaggtgaccccgccgtggcaggagggttggactggatgatctccagagatCCCTCCCAGTTCCTAACGGTTCTGGGATCAATCCCACCACGATGCTCTGCTCCCGAAGCCAGATTATCCACCTGGGCTGTGGAGCTCAGCAGCTGTAAGCTGGATCTCTGGCCACTAATAGGGACTTATCCTCGGAGCCTCAGCGCTTGTTGCTGAGTTGTTAAAGCCCTGCATGGCTCaggtgtggggctgcagagcgTCCTCggagctgtgctttgctctCCGTGCCTGGCTCCAGGGGAATGCCTGCTGCAGAGTCACTCTGGCATGGAGCACATCCATGTTGTTGTTGTCAGCCAGCTGCCAGCatgcccaggagcaggcaggagctgtggtgcAGCAGATTCCAGcagccctttccctgccctgccgctgtgggagctgctggaagcagtgGGTCTGAGCTGTTCTTTCCACAGGAACAGAATGGGCATGGGGGACTCCAACCCAGCAGCAGTCCCACACGCCGCCGAGGACATTCAGGGGGATGACAGGTGGATGTCACAGGTAAGGCTGGCAGGTGGATCCTCGTTACTGGGGGCATGTTGGGCCAGTGCTGCCCAGGCCACACTTGGGACCCTGAGGTCaccacagcctggagctggcagctgtcACATCCTGCCATGATGGAGCAAAGGAAGAGGGgtctggagcagctctctgaTGAGGAGTGACTGCAGGAGTTGGGCAGGGTTAGTCCTGAGAAGGCTGAAAGGGGTCCCCATCAATCCATACAAAATCTCCAAGGGGTGTCAGAAGAtggagcctggctctgctcagtgatgctcagtgacagggcaaggagcaatggccataaactaaaCCACACCAAGTTCCATCCAACCCAGGATCCTCACAGGGTTGTGGAGTTgggagcagtgcccagcagctcaggggttaatgcaggcagaggtgctggaggGCATGGCAGCAAGGGAAACTGGTTGGGCAactgtccctgtcctgcagcagagatggatgCCCAGGAGCAATTGTGACCTGCAGCTCACCTTGCTGCTCTCTTTGACAGCACAATCGGTTTGTCCTGGACTGCAAAGACAAGGAGCCCGACGTGCTCTTCGTGGGGGACTCCATGGTGCAGTTGCTACAGCAGTATGAGGTAGGGatgaagggagggagggagggagggagggagggagggagggagggaggggtcGGAGCAATTGGAGCATCTCTCTCTGACCCACTAGTGGCTGATCACGTGTAACACTGATGACTTCCACTGTTCCCATTTTCACTGCCGTCTCCTGaggcatccctgccctgcttcctGAACTCCCCAGTGCCTGGACACTGCTTTACCTGGCTGCTTTTGCCTCCTTCTCTGAGGCCACGACCAGCTGCCTGCATTTTGGCACATGTGCACAGCTCCCCAGCTCTCAGATTCCAGCCTCCTGAGGGCCATGGAATTCCCTGTGGCTGTACCTGCTATGGCCAGAACACACTCAGCCCTGTAGAGTTCAGGGTGCCAGAGGCATTGGTCCACTGGTTCTTCCCTAAAGTTATTGAGGGAAAGAACAGTTCTCTTCTGCCATGGTGGCAGCTGAGCAGCTTTTGTTCTAGTTTTGTTACCTGGGTGTGAGAAGGATTTAATCAGGTCATAGATTCCTTCTTCAAAGGCCCTGTGCTTAGGGACACTGTGGTCTGCAATAGATCAGCACTCTGGGGCTCTGATGAGTTCAGCAAATTACTGCTCCAGGGATCTTCCCTCAGCACCTCCATCTCTTCTGACTCCAAATAAAACCTCATTCCTTGTCTAAAAGCCCTTTGTGGAGTGAGTTTTTCAGAGAAGGGCTTGTGGCTCTCTCAGTGACCTTGAGGACACCGTGTGGTGTCTGCTCCACAGCCAGGAAGCTGCTCTGAAGCAGCACGTTGGTTTCTGCTTGCAGATATGGCGAGAGCTCTTCTCCCCGCTCCATGCactgaattttgggattggTGGAGACACCACAGGACATGTTCTATGGAGACTGAAGAACGGTGAACTGGAGAACATCAAGCCCAAGGTATGAGCTGCAGAGTTAGTGAGGGTATCCAGGTGAAggtcacctgcagctgcaggcctGGCACAAGTGCCTTCCCTGAGAGcagtgggcagtgccagccccagggctgaAATCAAGCCTaactctccctgcagctctttggCTACAGATGATGTTTATGCAGAGATTTCAGGGTCATCAGCCCTGTTACCACTtgccctggaaaagctggaaacatttttctctccttgcaggTCAttgttgtttgggttggaaCAAATAAccatgaaaacacagcagaagaagtCGCAGGGGGAATCGAGGCCATCGTGCGCCTGATAAAcacccagcagccacaggcCAAAGTGATTGTGCTGGTAcgtccctgctccctgggctgtgcctctgccttACTGGAGtcactgggagggcactgggagggagtcACCCCTCCTGGGTGGTGCTGGGAGGGCAGTCCCTTGATCTATCCTCTGTTTTGTGCCTTCCCTCGCTGGCTTGGCTTTGCAGGAGCTCTG includes the following:
- the PAFAH1B2 gene encoding platelet-activating factor acetylhydrolase IB subunit alpha2 isoform X1, producing the protein MQHGQPRQPGVTAVQQRQCRSSRVSCRAPGLARACTHPDLRPCSGAHLAARPYLHLPALAAPSGGPRAIPCAFPRPWRPGHDRFSPFRNRMGMGDSNPAAVPHAAEDIQGDDRWMSQHNRFVLDCKDKEPDVLFVGDSMVQLLQQYEIWRELFSPLHALNFGIGGDTTGHVLWRLKNGELENIKPKVIVVWVGTNNHENTAEEVAGGIEAIVRLINTQQPQAKVIVLGLLPRGEKPNPLRQKNAKVNHLLKGSLPKLPNVQLLDVDVGFVHSDGTISYHDMFDFLHLTGGGYAKVCKPLHELIMQLLEETPEEKRAALA
- the PAFAH1B2 gene encoding platelet-activating factor acetylhydrolase IB subunit alpha2 isoform X2 codes for the protein MESRGKEPQPPNRMGMGDSNPAAVPHAAEDIQGDDRWMSQHNRFVLDCKDKEPDVLFVGDSMVQLLQQYEIWRELFSPLHALNFGIGGDTTGHVLWRLKNGELENIKPKVIVVWVGTNNHENTAEEVAGGIEAIVRLINTQQPQAKVIVLGLLPRGEKPNPLRQKNAKVNHLLKGSLPKLPNVQLLDVDVGFVHSDGTISYHDMFDFLHLTGGGYAKVCKPLHELIMQLLEETPEEKRAALA